A window of Elusimicrobiota bacterium contains these coding sequences:
- a CDS encoding 1,4-alpha-glucan branching protein domain-containing protein, whose protein sequence is MNKNIACSGSFCFVLHSHLPFVKKAGVWPFGEEWLLEGMLETYIPLLDILYELKEQKIPYRIVIGITPVLAEQLADEYFLKRFEEFMSAKIQRASFDIDKFSARHQPEYRQLSEFYKNNFVKILDNFHNKYNRNIITAFKKLQDDGNIEIITSAATHGYLPLLSRNSSVYAQLKIGIDTYRKHFGRKPKGIWLPECAYRGGQIVHITKNESYYRPSIDELLASLGIEYFIVDSHAIEGGEAYWGGKRSGIYGEIKAPAVDYTKKTGRNTAIPYLTKSGVVAFGRNRETGLLVWSGEYGYPGDGNYREFHKKDYDSGLQYWKITSTKIDLGLKEIYQYQNTVCRINENADHFNTVVERILADYNKSTNEFGMVISPYDTELFGHWWFEGIEWLKQVLIKTSKNPTISLMTPSEYLQKYPPKLVAELPESSWGDGGGHYVWFNDETKWMWPYIHDAEVQMEDIVQKFIHGDVSTNTTRALNQSARELLLLQSSDWPFLITTKQAKEYAAERFLQHYNRFCRLVSGLKEGGGMGGRTESAEFLGFLTEIEEIDSVFTEIDYRKFARREPPARRR, encoded by the coding sequence ATGAACAAAAATATTGCCTGTTCTGGAAGTTTCTGTTTTGTGCTACATAGCCACTTGCCTTTTGTTAAGAAAGCAGGTGTATGGCCGTTTGGTGAAGAGTGGCTATTAGAAGGGATGCTGGAGACATATATCCCGCTTTTAGATATTTTATACGAACTGAAAGAACAAAAAATACCATACAGGATAGTTATCGGTATAACACCGGTGTTAGCGGAGCAGTTAGCAGATGAATATTTCTTGAAACGGTTTGAAGAATTTATGTCTGCTAAAATACAGCGTGCATCGTTTGATATTGACAAATTTTCAGCAAGACATCAACCTGAGTACAGGCAACTATCAGAATTTTATAAAAATAATTTTGTAAAAATACTGGATAATTTTCATAATAAATATAATAGAAATATCATTACAGCGTTTAAGAAACTGCAGGATGATGGCAATATAGAAATTATAACATCAGCTGCCACACACGGCTATCTGCCACTTCTGTCAAGAAATTCATCAGTATATGCACAGTTAAAAATCGGGATTGATACATACCGAAAACATTTTGGCAGAAAACCAAAAGGAATCTGGCTACCAGAATGCGCCTACCGAGGTGGGCAAATTGTTCATATCACAAAAAACGAGTCGTATTACAGACCATCTATAGACGAATTGCTCGCTTCACTCGGTATTGAATATTTTATTGTGGATAGTCATGCGATAGAAGGTGGTGAAGCGTATTGGGGCGGGAAACGAAGCGGGATTTATGGCGAGATAAAAGCACCTGCAGTTGACTATACTAAAAAAACAGGCCGGAATACAGCTATCCCGTATCTTACAAAATCAGGTGTTGTCGCATTCGGCCGAAACAGAGAAACAGGGCTGTTAGTATGGTCTGGTGAATACGGTTATCCAGGTGATGGCAACTATCGTGAGTTTCATAAAAAGGATTATGATTCCGGGTTACAGTACTGGAAAATAACCTCTACAAAAATAGATTTAGGATTAAAAGAAATTTATCAGTATCAAAATACGGTTTGCAGAATTAACGAAAATGCAGACCATTTTAATACTGTGGTTGAACGAATCCTTGCAGATTACAACAAATCTACTAATGAGTTTGGAATGGTTATTTCACCATATGATACTGAACTGTTCGGGCACTGGTGGTTTGAAGGGATAGAATGGCTGAAACAGGTACTTATTAAGACATCTAAAAATCCAACAATCTCGTTGATGACACCATCAGAATATCTCCAAAAATATCCACCAAAATTGGTTGCTGAACTGCCGGAATCTTCATGGGGTGATGGCGGTGGGCATTATGTATGGTTTAACGATGAGACAAAATGGATGTGGCCTTATATTCACGATGCAGAAGTTCAAATGGAAGATATAGTCCAAAAATTTATACACGGTGATGTTTCAACAAATACAACCCGAGCACTCAATCAATCAGCACGCGAGTTGCTACTGTTACAATCGTCTGACTGGCCGTTTCTTATTACTACAAAACAGGCAAAAGAATACGCAGCAGAACGGTTCCTTCAACACTATAATCGGTTCTGCCGACTTGTCTCTGGCTTGAAAGAAGGGGGAGGGATGGGGGGTAGAACTGAATCTGCAGAATTTCTCGGGTTTTTAACTGAGATTGAAGAAATAGATAGTGTATTCACAGAAATTGATTACAGAAAATTTGCTCGTCGTGAACCACCGGCAAGACGCAGATGA
- a CDS encoding PTS sugar transporter subunit IIB produces MSIVLIRIDDRLIHGQVIEGWLKTIRVDRILVASDEVAKDELQKQLMAIAIPEDVKLTITGIDDSVKIINDGHSTKERILVLVPDIQSVLRMAEQNVDIESVNLGGLHWSEGKKQYLKSVSLDEQDIGHLEEIKKKGIEIEARALPMDDRIDILKLIEEQSGKK; encoded by the coding sequence ATGTCAATAGTCCTTATTAGAATTGATGACCGACTCATACACGGTCAGGTGATAGAAGGCTGGCTTAAAACGATTCGTGTGGATAGAATACTTGTAGCAAGCGATGAGGTTGCTAAAGATGAGCTGCAGAAACAACTTATGGCAATTGCAATCCCGGAAGATGTAAAACTGACAATTACAGGGATTGATGATTCAGTAAAAATTATCAATGATGGACATAGTACAAAAGAACGAATACTTGTGCTTGTGCCAGATATTCAGAGTGTATTAAGAATGGCAGAACAAAATGTGGATATAGAATCTGTGAATCTTGGCGGACTTCATTGGTCTGAAGGTAAAAAGCAGTATCTGAAATCGGTCTCGCTTGACGAACAGGATATCGGGCATTTAGAAGAAATAAAAAAAAAAGGGATTGAAATAGAAGCTCGCGCATTGCCAATGGACGACCGGATAGATATATTAAAGTTGATAGAAGAACAATCCGGCAAAAAATAA
- a CDS encoding 1,4-alpha-glucan branching protein domain-containing protein — MEKGYLCLVLHAHLPYIRHPEYDDFLEEDWLFEALTETYIPLLDMFERLILDGVDFRITMSLTPTLCGMFADELLQNRYLKHLDKLVELSERELSRCRNHHRIFYNTALMYNRKFKKCREVFSRYKKNLLSGFKKIQDAGKLEIITCCATHGFLPLMGDDSGWKSKSAQIKIAVSDYTEKFKKKPNGIWLAECAYYPGDDKILKENGIRYFFVETHGVLFGTPRPRCGVFAPVYCPSGVAAFARDMESAHQVWSAEIGYPGDYRYREFYRDIGYDLNYDYISPYLHSDGIRRNIGIKYYKITGNVPLSNKQPYSYDDAKEAAATHAGNFMFNREKQVEYLIDIIKRKPIVVSMYDAELFGHWWYEGPEFLEFLFKKIYYDQKTIKTITPSEYLKRYPDNQVIQPSMSSWGDKGYNEVWLNGSNDWIYRHLHKAAERMIELAQANPAATGLTKRALNQSARELVLAQSSDWAFIMTTGTMIPYALKRTKDHIYNFTKLYEQIKKNQIDEQFLVWLENKNNIFPNIDYKAYL; from the coding sequence ATGGAAAAAGGGTATCTTTGTTTGGTGTTACATGCACACCTGCCGTATATTCGGCATCCGGAATATGACGATTTTTTAGAAGAGGACTGGCTGTTTGAGGCGCTCACAGAAACATATATTCCGCTTTTGGATATGTTTGAACGGCTGATTTTAGATGGTGTTGATTTCCGAATCACAATGTCATTAACACCTACATTATGCGGGATGTTTGCAGACGAACTTTTACAGAACAGATACCTTAAACATTTGGATAAACTTGTTGAACTTTCAGAACGCGAATTATCAAGATGCCGGAACCACCATCGGATATTTTACAACACGGCATTGATGTATAACCGAAAATTTAAAAAATGTCGTGAAGTTTTCAGCAGATATAAAAAAAATCTGCTTTCAGGTTTCAAGAAAATACAAGATGCTGGCAAACTGGAAATCATCACCTGCTGTGCTACTCACGGCTTCTTACCACTGATGGGCGATGACAGTGGTTGGAAATCTAAAAGCGCACAGATAAAAATCGCAGTCAGCGACTATACAGAAAAGTTCAAAAAGAAACCGAATGGGATATGGCTTGCAGAATGCGCCTACTATCCTGGTGATGATAAAATCTTAAAAGAAAACGGTATCCGCTATTTTTTTGTAGAAACACACGGTGTACTGTTTGGCACACCGAGACCACGCTGCGGTGTGTTTGCACCGGTTTACTGCCCGTCAGGTGTTGCCGCATTTGCACGAGATATGGAATCAGCACATCAGGTCTGGTCTGCTGAAATTGGCTATCCAGGCGATTACCGGTATCGCGAGTTTTATAGAGATATCGGCTATGACCTTAACTACGATTATATTAGCCCGTATCTACATTCCGACGGTATCAGACGAAATATCGGTATCAAGTATTACAAAATCACCGGGAATGTGCCACTCTCAAATAAACAGCCGTATAGTTATGATGATGCAAAAGAAGCCGCAGCAACCCATGCGGGCAATTTTATGTTTAACCGCGAAAAACAGGTTGAGTATTTGATTGACATAATCAAAAGGAAACCGATTGTTGTTTCTATGTATGATGCCGAGCTGTTCGGACACTGGTGGTATGAAGGTCCGGAGTTTCTTGAATTTTTGTTCAAGAAAATCTATTACGACCAGAAAACAATAAAAACAATCACACCGTCAGAATACCTGAAACGCTATCCAGATAATCAAGTGATTCAACCTTCTATGTCCAGTTGGGGTGATAAGGGCTACAACGAAGTCTGGCTCAATGGCTCAAATGACTGGATTTACCGGCATCTGCATAAAGCAGCCGAAAGAATGATTGAACTTGCTCAAGCGAATCCGGCTGCTACGGGCTTAACAAAACGGGCATTGAACCAATCAGCAAGAGAACTTGTGCTTGCGCAATCTTCTGACTGGGCGTTTATTATGACTACCGGCACAATGATTCCATATGCGCTTAAACGAACAAAAGACCATATATATAACTTCACAAAATTATATGAGCAGATAAAAAAGAACCAAATTGATGAACAGTTTTTAGTCTGGCTTGAGAATAAAAACAATATATTCCCGAATATAGATTACAAAGCATATCTGTAA
- a CDS encoding DUF4912 domain-containing protein — protein sequence MAKNPSSPMGRKKEEGTGQLYIDTGYAIPERYDEDRLVVLPRDPYWMFAYWDIADKTKAKVRKKYGRDIFGQSQTVLRVYEVLGQKSVISKDIPAAVDTRNWYIKVDSPGKSWYVELGLKTKDGKYIMLLRSNTISLPVGRVSDITDEQWMLIREDFEKLLKLSGVDRIGIGSLEMAKFLAKRWEFLGMVSSGAFSGISSRGFKIPQVGLRKFWLLADAELIVYGATEPTANISVNNKPIKLNPDGTFSIRVDFPDGKKEFVIKAVSADKIDTKKITITADRKTK from the coding sequence ATGGCAAAAAATCCATCATCACCGATGGGCAGAAAAAAAGAAGAGGGAACAGGGCAGTTGTATATTGATACCGGCTATGCAATACCGGAAAGATATGATGAGGACCGGCTTGTGGTTTTACCAAGAGACCCGTACTGGATGTTTGCTTATTGGGATATAGCAGATAAGACAAAAGCAAAAGTCAGAAAAAAATACGGGCGGGATATTTTTGGACAATCCCAAACGGTTTTGCGTGTGTATGAAGTTTTGGGACAAAAATCGGTTATCAGCAAAGATATTCCTGCAGCAGTTGATACTCGGAACTGGTATATCAAAGTGGATTCTCCGGGTAAAAGCTGGTATGTTGAACTCGGCTTAAAAACAAAAGATGGGAAATATATTATGCTGTTGAGATCAAATACCATCTCGCTACCCGTTGGCAGAGTTTCCGATATCACAGATGAGCAGTGGATGCTTATCCGTGAAGATTTTGAGAAACTGCTAAAACTTTCAGGTGTTGATAGAATAGGTATCGGCTCGTTAGAGATGGCGAAGTTTTTAGCAAAACGCTGGGAATTTTTAGGGATGGTTTCATCCGGTGCGTTTTCAGGTATCTCATCACGTGGTTTCAAAATTCCACAGGTTGGTTTACGAAAATTTTGGCTTCTTGCAGATGCCGAGTTGATTGTTTACGGTGCGACAGAGCCAACTGCGAATATATCCGTGAATAACAAGCCGATAAAACTCAATCCAGATGGAACATTTTCTATACGGGTTGATTTTCCTGATGGTAAAAAAGAGTTTGTAATAAAAGCGGTTTCTGCTGATAAAATAGATACGAAAAAAATTACAATCACCGCAGACCGAAAGACAAAATAA